CCAGGAGACAATGGGTTAGGGAAGAAGATTTGGCAAAGGAGTTGAAACTCCATTCAAAGCAACTTCGGCGGATTTTACGGCTATTTGAGGAAGAAAAATTAGTTACCCGTGATCATAGAAGAGAGGTCAGACTGCTAtagctctttttcttttctcttcctttgGAATAATGTTTTTTTAGTTGTCACTCTTTGTGGTTTTGTCCGTAAGTATTCCTTCTGTATCTGTTAGTTAATCATTGTTTTCCTATTCTCTATTAATTTAGAACAAATACTACAATCCTCTATTCTCTATTAATCTAGAACAATTACTGTGCATATCAAATGATTGAAgctctctttcttttcctttgttttcTATCTTCAATTGTTTCTTATTTTCACATAGAATTGAGGCATAGTGATGGTGTTAGTGACCAAAAAGTCTGGTTTCCATTTGCATTTTATATGTTTCATGAATTGTTGGAACAGTTTTTGGATGTGATTATTAAACCTTTTTGTTTTTGCTTGCATACTTATGTTCTATTTGGTCACAGACGGCTAAAGGGGCAAAGATTTATAGTGCTGCAGTTGCTGCGACGGCTGATACTCAAATGGGTGGGAAAGAGGGAGAGGAGAAGATTAAATTGCACACTCACTCTTACTGTTGTCTAGATTATGCACAGGTTACTACTTTTATTTATTCCATTCTATATTTCTCCAATTCTAATATGCATAGATTGATTTGTTAATAATGGACTAGATAGAAAAGGCACAAGCCCTAGAGCTATTCATATGGTACTTAACTGGTATCGGTGGTTTCGGTTAGTACTGACCTGATTTGGAGAAAGTTTGCTATTTTACCAGCAAtgtactcttttagttttttGTACAAGTCTTTACAGCTCTGTATCAGTCTGTTCCAGCTGTATGACCCCATACTAGAAAATATGTTCATTCAATCATGCTATTGAACTTGATTAGTAACGATTTACcttctttttatatttattttatgtttagaaTTTTTGCATACTAaatatttatgattttaaaattttatatttgaatttctcTGCACAGAGGTATGAAGTGGAAGTgtattttcatgtttaattagaGCATTAAATAATGAGctatatatatgtgaaaaatatttaaaagtacaGATAAAAGGTAGTCAAAACACACTGTTATTGGTACGTAGCAATACAAAACAAAAACTATATGCCTATGCCATATGGTTATGACTGCCTTCATATAATCTCTTTTGCCTTTTTTTCAATCCGTTTTATTATGTCCAGAGCTGATTCTGACTAAGCAATGTGTCTTTTTAGATATATGATGTTGTTAGGTATAGAATGCATCGtatgaagaaaaaaataaaggatGAACTTGAGGACAAGAATACTGTTCAGGAGTATGTCTGCCCTGGCTGTGGGAAAAGGTTTCTGCCATTGCTTCTCTCTTTTGTCCTCCTCCTCTTTTTTCTTTCCTGGGGTTGTTTGAAAAGTATATTTGTCTAGTGAATTAGTAGCAATGAAAAATTGAAGGTGTCCTGTTACCATGTTTTCAGATACAATGCTTTGGATGCATTGAGATTAGTTTCTTTGGAGGATGAATATTTTCACTGTGAAAGATGTAATGGAGAATTGGTGGCAGAGAGTGACAAGTTAGCCGCGCAAGATGTAGGAGATGGAGATGACAATGCACGACGACGGCGGCGTGAAAAGTTGAAGGACATGCTTCAGAAAATGGAGGTAATTTTTCTCTTTAAAGTTCCTATTTATTGCCTTATAAAGCATATTCATTTGTGCTTGATCTAGAATGTGAATCTATTGAAATTAGAAAGTTAATCCCTTTTATCATAAATTAACAAAATAGTATAGTATGTTTACAACATTTTTCAAGACATATTATAAAAAGGATGTAATTTAAGTAAGATCCTTTTTTACCAGCCCTAAATTCTTTGGATGTCATTGGGACTTGATTAGAGGTTGAAATATTAACATTGGGCAAATCAGTGAGGTCCATTCTAATTCGGCTTAGTACCTTGCCCTTGGCTTCTGATTATGAAGGGATGTGTTTTTCTTGAATTCTTcttaaaaggaaaaaagaaacatagttatcaaaataataattcttCTCAATGAAGCCCATAAAGATGATAGGCTGTTATGTCTATATAGTATAGGAAACGCGTTATTTTATCAATTTTCTGGGGGATAGAGGAACAGTTTTGCTTTGCCTATCATGAAATGTTCTGTTCTAGTTTTTACTGGTTGATTCTGCCACATCAGATGGCAGTGATCATTTAGGCCCCCATTTTTTTAATGCATTTTTAAAGTTACTAAAGCTTTAAGCTAGTAAGTGAACATAAATCTAGAAGCGTAGCTTTTGTATTTCCTTGAAAGCTAGTTGCTCAAAGTGGTGGACCAAAGGCCGCAAGCATCAAGCTTTGCTTTGTATGCAAAGCAAATGATTCTAGTTTCTGCTAATTAATCTTTCCTATTAAAACTTTGTTGATTCTTTTTTTCATTGTGTTTATGCTATCTAAGTTTTGTATTTTATCACTTCCTTTACGCCCAATTGATTTGCATATGAGCATAATTCAATAGCAAATTGTCTGGTTGACCTGTGATTGTGGCTTTACATGGTTTGGACTTTGTCAACTGTAACTGAGATTTCTGTAATATTGAAATGCTTATTCCCTTTGTGCTAATGATTTAAACTTAATGTTGTAGTCGGGTGCTTCACCATGTAGTCGGAAAACTTTATGTCTGCACttcttaatgatgtttatgtaATATTCTTGACTTTATATTTGATATAAAGAAATAGTTGATCATTGCCGTACCTTCATAGACACTAACTAAAGAGCAGAACTTTGAAGTTTCCATATCTTCCACCTGAATAAATCAGTGAATTCACCTTTCACTTCAATCCTCCCCCTACATTTTCCACTCCAAATATCTTCCAAACAAAAGCCTTTCCTCTGTGATAAACTTCAGAAGATGTTTCCTGCAAAAGCTTCTTATCAAGTTTTAATTGCCTGCTTCTATGCTACCTAGCATTTGGAACAATGGTGGCGTACTACTGCTCCTGCAATTCTCACTTTCTGGATAACATGCCTTCACTGTCTTACATCATTCTCATTCTCAGCTGATCGGGTGATATTTAAACTCATTGTTTGTACCTCATCAAATGATATTTTTCCCTAACTTCGTGCTTTCAAGTACTTCATTAACTTCTGACGGCATCACTCATTGGCCCCTAGATTGTTATTCCCTTCATGCAACAAGTTACTTTTTCAATCTCTTATTAATAGCATCTTGAGCCATACGAGTTGTAGTGAGAAAAATCCTGAAGGAGGTTTGCAAATTGCCCTAGTCACTAGAACTAGAACTATCGTCAACACCTTTGTGCTGATAGAAGTTCAAACACACCAGATAAAGCCCTGTTGGAAAGATATGAATTAAGGAATGCAACCTTCTCCCCTTTCTAATGTTGCACACTTTTGTAGAGGTTAGACTGCTAGTCTATTGGGGGAGTTAATGACCTAGCATTAGAAGTCCCAATGGGAGTTGGTAGACCTGAACGGCATTATATTCAAAGCTGAATGAAGTCGCAAATGTGATTTTGTTCTTGTTTCTGTTTGAAAGATGGCTAGAGTACTGGCAGCTATGCATTTTGAAGACAAGAGTGACTACCTAACTTGAAACTAAACACTGATGACTTCAGAAAAAAGTAGTTTGAAGATTACTGTGTTAAATGTCATTCCATAAGCCTCAGTTCAGTGCTAGCATGCACTTCATTTCTTTCTGTCAATGTTGATCTTACTATCAAACAGCTAGAGACGGTTAAGCTTAAACcgtgaaaaattttaaatatagataAAATTTTGACGTGGTTATTGACTACCTCCTGGGGGGATGAGGGAGATGGGCTTGCACAACTGTCTTGTCCTTAGATTGTTGATCTCTTTCACTGTACCAAAATTTACTTGCAAATAGCTGTAATAGCCAATTTTGATCATCATATCAGTCCTTCAAACTCCATTTCGTTTTAACTTATTTCCCTATATATTTGTTTTGTGGTATATGTTTATAGAAATATCCAAGCCCTTTTGACTTCATTCTTTCCATTGTGTAAATTTAGCATGCCGTTTTTTGAAATTGACATTTGACACAATGAAATGACTGCAGGTACAGCTTAAACCATTAATGGAACAACTCAACAGAGTAAAAGATATGCCTATTCCAGAATTTGGAAGTCTCCAAGCATGGGAAGCTCGAGCAAGTGCTGCTGGGCGTGCTGTAAATGGTGATTCTGGTTCTAATGATCCTTCCAAAAATTCTCAGGGTTATGGTGGCACACCTATGCCATTTCTTGGGGAGACAAAGGTAAGAGTTTACTTAAACTGTATTTCTCTTTGTTCTTTGTTCTAATGAGGTGGGTTTCAAGTAGCGATGGCATCATAGAAGAGTGGTTGCTATTTTGCGGTGGCGGCACCATCTGCCACCGATAAAAGCTCAAATAGCGGTGTGAATATTTTCACAGCAAAAACAGCCAATCACGGCCGTGAAAAGCAGCCTAACGGAAAATTGCGGCTTTAATAGCCGTTATTCCCACTATCTTGGTACTTTTAGAAAGAACTCTTCTCTTGAACAATGAGATTGGGATGAGACGAGGTGAGAAGGGAAGAGCAGGCTAGTGACTAAATCTGCACaacaaaggaaaggaaaaaagtTAAGAAAAGATAAAGGAACTGCAGAAATGCGACAGAACGTAGCAAACCTCTGATTTTTCTCCTCTCTCTACATTTCCAACTTCCCTCTTGTTTAACAATAAGAGTCTTTGATCATCCTGGCTTGAAACTACATCTACTTTTCTTCTAATCTTATCTAGGTTTAGTCAAATAGCTTCGTTTCTTATTTTCTTGATTTGTTTGtgaatatttttaacatataaataaaatacTATAAAATGTTATAAgcactttaaaaataattaacaataaAGTTTCATGCTTAGaactatttttatgttttataagaaattgtgtaaatttgaaaaaaattcatgACTGCAATGATGTTAATGACCGCGATAATATCTATTACGTCCGCAATCACGATAACAGCAGCATGACCGAAAACACGATTTTGACACTGCCACTTAAGTCCCTGTTACTAATAGTCATGGAATATTGATGCTAGACTTGGGCATATTTCTTCAGCCTGAATTATTGTAGTTTAATTTCCTGGATCTCTTTTCATTTGAATGGGTATTTGCAGTCATGCATCCACAATTCTTGGAGGTTCAAAATTTCCCAAAATCTTAAATGAAATATTCATGAATTTTCATGCAACACTCTAACTTAACTATTGCACCTGGTACCTTTATGAAAGCTAGTAAGCCCTTGCTGCTTATATAGCCAACCATTTATGCTGAAACAGATTTCCACTTAGACCACCACTATACTGAATAGTCAGTTGAGTTTTATTACTGTCATAAATCATTGTTCTTAAACCAAACAATCCATTTATTTTTAATGCTCAGTGGTTAGTATTGTTTCTTGAAGTGTGGATTTTATATTCTTTTTACTTTTACTGGAGATTCTCCTCTACAGTGTTCGCCATGCATTTCTTAATTTCAAATGTTGGATATCTTACCATCAACGATTGTttttaaagctttttgggcttgcctgGCAGGTTGAAGTTGCCTTTTCTGGTCTTGATGGCAAGGAAGATGTCAAGTCTGAAAGTGCTAGCACATCCCTGAAAGTTTTGCCACCTTGGATGATAAAGCAAGGTATGAACCTGACGAAGGAACAACGTGGAGAGGTCAAGCAAGAGTCAAAGCCAGATGGCAGCTCAGCACAACCAGAATTTTCAGATGACAAAAAGTCCACTGTTGAAAATGATGATAAGAAGAAGATACAGGTATGTATAATGAGATGTATTAttattctttccttctttctgTCCATGCCATCCAGTTTAACTTACAAGAATTTCTTTCCTGTTGTATTACAGGACGAGTATCTTAAAGCTTATTATGCTGCTTTGTATAAGAAACAACAAGAACTAGAAGAAGCTGCTAAGAAACAACAAGAATTATCAGACATTCCTCTAGCCACTGGTCTTTCTGACTCTTCCAATCGTCAAGTTGGTATGAAAGCTAAACGTGATGACAATGAGGGAGAAGATGATATTGATTGGGAAGAAGCTCCTGTTACTGGTAAGTGCCACTTTTTCTTATGTATTCGGAATATAACTTGTTTCTCTTTGATGACTATGAAAACTGTTCAGAATTAATTGTTCAAATTACTTAAACTTGTAGTCATGCTTATCCGTTCTTATGCAacatttaaaagaatatttaacATGCAAAAAGATATTAAAACCTTGCCAGAGAACTTACTGTGCTGAATATAGAATGCATTCAGCCATTTCCAAAGTTTTACAAGCCatcaatataatttaattccCTTTTCCTGTGTTCCATTGTAATTCATATTTTTGTATACCTATTCTCATATTTTATAAACAAATCAGAGTATCATATGTATAGAGTGGAAACGTAATCTACTATTTATTTAAACTTCAGTGTTTATTGTTCTctaagatttttaattaaattcaattcttAAATATCAACAACATACATACCAAGATATGGTACCCTAATCTATAATAAATACTGTAGTACTTTTTGTTTCAAGTTGCATGTTTGCCTTTCTCCTGTGTTGCCTTTCATTGAAATACAATTTTGGGTGAGCCAGTATCCAGCTTTTGAGTTACTTTATGGTTAAAACTGGGGAAGCAAGGAACAAAATACATAAATGTGGACATCCGATAAGAATGAGGGAGTAGTACTTATTGTGGGTGCAAATTCTCAGTTTAATTGGTGGCATCATATTTTGATTGCACTAGAATTGCTGCTTGCTAATAATCATACTAATCAATATCTAAAACATAAAGGATTCGTATTGTGGGAATATCTGTGACATGCCAAGTGTAGAATGACCTGATAACATCATTATTTTTCTAACTCTAAGAAAGTTTTGCATTCTTCTGGCCACAAAAGTCTCATATTTGTGCTATTTAAGGTGTGCATAATTACTTGGATAGTTATTTTCGTAGTTGGTTCACTGCCTATTCCGGTGTAATCCCCAATCAGTTCTATATCCATAGATACATATTACAATAGGATTATGCATTATGCCTACTGGTGGGGGAAAGTTTGTCAGCTACCACCCTGTTGAAACATTTAATCCATCTCCATGTGCATTTTTTACGAGTTTTATTGCCATTCAAAGTGTGTCAAGCAATGATAGAAATAACTTGCAATAGTTCAACTTGAATTTTCCTATTACCTTTCGATATTAGTTATATATGCAAGTTGATACAAGTTCAATCCTAATGCTCCATGTATTATTTTTAATACAAAATGTGTTCAACTAGTTATAAGTTCATCATGATGAAGATGTTGGTGTGTTTCAGGCAATACAATTGAGAGTTATAAGGTCAATGATTTGAATGTGGAAGCAGAAGAATCTGGAGATGATGAGGATGATGTAGATTGGGAGGAAGGCTGAATTAATGGTTCAGCTTCCTGTGATGTGTATGGCATTGACAAAGGGTAATGGGTGGTTTATATGTCACACTCGTTCTCGTATAATCATGTGCTCTTTCAAAGATATGAAGCCCCTTCTAAGTGTTCGTTAGTAACAATCAGTTTCATCTATCATTTTTCTGACATTGTGCCAACAGTTGCTGAGGGAAGTCCAAAAGATGATTTTTATTTGGTCTTAATAAATGGATTTGGCGAAGTTGTTGTGAACTATGGACAAAGCAAGCGGTAGTGTTACAAAAGCGTTTTTATCTTAACTTGAAAGCCTGTTTTTCAGTTGTACTTTCTAgtttgtggttttttttttttttttttttggtttttaccAAAGGAACCTGAAGTGTTAATTTGAACACTGTATCTATGTAGAAAAAACAAACATCGGTAAGAAGACAATTATATTCGTTGCCATGTGGTTT
This is a stretch of genomic DNA from Gossypium arboreum isolate Shixiya-1 chromosome 11, ASM2569848v2, whole genome shotgun sequence. It encodes these proteins:
- the LOC108473849 gene encoding transcription initiation factor IIE subunit alpha, whose product is MSIEPFNRLVKLAARAFYDDVTTKGDNQPKTGRGDNRGIAVVVLDALTRRQWVREEDLAKELKLHSKQLRRILRLFEEEKLVTRDHRRETAKGAKIYSAAVAATADTQMGGKEGEEKIKLHTHSYCCLDYAQIYDVVRYRMHRMKKKIKDELEDKNTVQEYVCPGCGKRYNALDALRLVSLEDEYFHCERCNGELVAESDKLAAQDVGDGDDNARRRRREKLKDMLQKMEVQLKPLMEQLNRVKDMPIPEFGSLQAWEARASAAGRAVNGDSGSNDPSKNSQGYGGTPMPFLGETKVEVAFSGLDGKEDVKSESASTSLKVLPPWMIKQGMNLTKEQRGEVKQESKPDGSSAQPEFSDDKKSTVENDDKKKIQDEYLKAYYAALYKKQQELEEAAKKQQELSDIPLATGLSDSSNRQVGMKAKRDDNEGEDDIDWEEAPVTGNTIESYKVNDLNVEAEESGDDEDDVDWEEG